From Malaciobacter mytili LMG 24559:
TAAAAGAGTTAGCACCTATTGGTAAAGGTGATGGAAAATCTTATCGAGGTGGAAACCTTAAAAAAGATATTCAAGTATTTGATGACAATATAGATAATTTAGAAGTATCCATAGGAAACTCAAAACTAGCTCCCTATGCTAAGTTTGTTCATTGTGGTACAAAACCACATAAGATTCAAGCTAAAAATAAAAGAGCTTTAAAAACTCCTTTTGGAGTTAGAAAAAGTGTAAAACACCCAGGAACAAAAGCACAACCTTACTTAGAAGATGGGCTTAAAAAATATATGTCAAGTGGTGGACTTGATAGAGCCTTGAATGACACAGCTCATGAAATAAAAGATGAGTTTATTGATGCTTTAAAAAAGTCTTTAAAAAATGCCACTATAAAATAATAGCTCCACCTTTACTCTCTCCACTCTCTCCTCTGTCTAAGAAGTCTAACTTCTTAGCAGCTAATGCTAAAGACCAGAATCTATCTGCGTGTCCATTTTTA
This genomic window contains:
- a CDS encoding HK97 gp10 family phage protein; this translates as MNDMKAVKNLLYRIGAEAVNEVKELAPIGKGDGKSYRGGNLKKDIQVFDDNIDNLEVSIGNSKLAPYAKFVHCGTKPHKIQAKNKRALKTPFGVRKSVKHPGTKAQPYLEDGLKKYMSSGGLDRALNDTAHEIKDEFIDALKKSLKNATIK